In Lacinutrix sp. Bg11-31, the DNA window ATGATCTTGCCGAACGTAAAAAGCCTTCTTTATCTGCATCTAAAATAGCAACTAAAGACACTTCTGGTAAATCTAAACCTTCACGCAATAAGTTTACACCAACCAAAACATCGTAAATACCTTTACGTAAATCTTGCATAATTTGTACGCGCTCTAAAGTATCTACATCACTATGTATGTAATTAACACGAATAGAAATTCGGCTTAAATATTTGGTTAATTCTTCGGCCATACGTTTGGTTAACGTGGTAACTAAAGTACGTTCGTCTTTCTCGATACGTTGTTGTATTTCTTCAATTAAATCATCTATCTGGTTTAAGCTTGGTCGTACTTCAATAATAGGATCTAGTAAACCTGTTGGTCTAATAACTTGCTCTACATAAACACCATCGGTTTTTTGAAGCTCGTAATCTGCAGGCGTTGCACTTACGTACAATACTTGGTTTTGCAAAGATTCAAACTCTTCAAATTTTAAAGGCCTATTATCCATTGCAGCAGGTAATCTAAAACCATAATCGACTAGGTTTACTTTTCGGCTGTAATCACCTCCATACATAGCATGCACTTGTGAGATCGTTACATGACTTTCGTCTACAACCATTAAATAATCGTCTGGAAAATAATCTAATAAGCAGAAAGGTCGTGTGCCTGGCATTCTACCATCAAGGTAGCGAGAGTAATTTTCAATACCAGAGCAGTAACCAAGTTCGCGAATCATTTCAAGATCGAACTCTGTACGTTCTTTAAGTCTTTTGGATTCTAAATGCTTGCCAATTTCTTTAAAGTAATCATACTGTTTTACTAAATCGTCTTGAATACTTTTTATGGCACCTTGCAAAATATCTGGAGAGGTTACAAACATGTTTGCAGGATAGATGTTTAGTCTTTCGTACTCCTCAATAACCTTGTTGGTTTGTATATCGAATTGTTCTATTAATTCTATTTCGTCTCCAAAAAAATGAACTCTAAAAGCATTGTCTGCATAACTTGGGAATATATCTACAGTATCTCCTTTTATTCTAAAATTACCGTGTCTAAAATCTGCTTCGGTACGCGAATACAAACTTTGTACTAGTTGATGCAATAGTTTTGTACGCGAAATTTGCTGATCGCGTTCTATAGAAATTACATTTTTTTGAAACTCTACAGGATTTCCAATACCATACAAACAAGAAACCGATGCTATTACAATAACATCGCGACGACCAGAGAGTAGAGAAGAGGTTGTGCTTAAGCGCATTTTCTCAATCTCCTCGTTAATAGATAAATCTTTTTCTATATAAACACCAGAAGTTGGTATGTAGGCTTCTGGTTGGTAATAATCGTAATAAGACACAAAATACTCCACAGCATTTTCAGGAAAAAACTGTTTAAACTCACTGTATAATTGTGCAGCTAAAGTTTTATTGTGAGCTAGTACTAATGTTGGTCTTTGTGTTTGTTCAATAACATTAGCAACTGTAAATGTTTTTCCAGAACCTGTAACACCAAGTAAAGTTTGGTATCTCTCATTAGAGTTTAAGCCGTTCACCAATTTTTTTATTGCTGAAGGCTGATCTCCTGTTGGACTAAATTCTGATTGTATTTTGAATTGCATAATTTGTGTTATTCCTGTTTTTTTTGCCTTCCTTTAGATAAACTTTGGTTGGAATCTTTATTTAGCGATACTATATTTTATAGATAAGTGTTTTATAAATCTTCTATTTCGAAGGAATGATAAAAAACAAAATTACGGAATAAAAAAGAGTTTTGTTTTAATGAAGCGTTAAGAATATTGGACATAAAATATACGCTATAAGAATACTCGTAACTGTATTAAAAATAGCAAAGTATATATTGTAGATTTTCCCATATAAGCCAAAACTTAGGGATAAGCTTCACATGATTTTGGACGCAGTTTTAATTTTATTCTTGCGTTTTAATTTATGACCTTTATCGATTGTATTCTCACATCTTTTAAGGGCCTAGCTAAATCATTTGTAGGAACACTTGCTATTGAATCTAATACGTTCATTCCTTTTATTAACTGACCAAAAACGGTGTAATCTTGATCTAAATGCGGTGTGCCTCCAATAGATTTGTAGACTTCACGTTGCTTTTCTGGAATAATATAGGATTTAAAATTTTTGTCATTATTAGCAATACTCAAGATGCTATCCATTAATAAATTGTAACGTTCCTTTAATACATCGTAATGGTCACTTGCATATTGTATAGAATCAATTAAAGGCTTTTTTCTAATATCATTTTTAAAATATGCTCTAGCCTTTTTTTTATTGATACGGTTTTCAGCTAGACTTAAAAGGCTATCATTAAATTTTTTTCCTTGCACAATATAAAAGTGCATAGCGCTTGAAGACTTTTTAGGATTATCTTCTCTAGCAGCAGCGAGTGCTCCTTTTTTGTGAAATAATTCTTTACGGAATTCTGCATTTACCAAATATGGAGCATCTCCATTTCCGAGTGTGTCTTTTGGTTGCGCATTTTTACTTTCTGGGTCTCCAGTCTGGATCATAAATTCATTTATAATTCTATGAAAAAGTAAACTGTCGTAAGCTTTGTTATTTGCAAGATTAACGATGTTATCTCGATGCAATGGTGTGCTATTGTAAAGTTCGAAAACCATCGATCCGTAATTTGTTATTATTTCAATTTTCTTACGTTTTTCTTCTTTAATTTTTAATGTATCTGTTGGCTGCTTGCATTTAAAGAATGAAAGAATAAGTAATGTTAGGAGAGAAAATTTAAGGAAGTATTTCATTTTTGTTTTTTTTTTTTTTTACCAACAGCGTCCAATGTAGCAACAGTTAGTTTAAACTCGAAGTTCGCCTATTTTTTTTACAAAGCCAAGTCTATAAAACACAAACATTCCTTAATTAATCTACTATAGCATAAAATAGCAGTACCTTTGCAGCAAAATAAAGAAGTGACCTACAATTAAGATAGCGTTTGCTTCATAAACACTATTTATGTCATTCAAATTATTAGGCCTTTCTGAGCCAATACTAAAAGCAATTAGTAAAAAAGGATACGATACTCCATCACCTATTCAAGCAAAAGCAATTCCACCTATTTTAGATGGTTACGATGTTTTGGCCTCTGCACAAACAGGAACAGGAAAAACAGCTGGTTTTACTTTACCAATGCTGCACATATTAAGCGAAAACCCTAAAGAAAAATTTAGACCAATTCGTGCGTTGGTATTAACACCAACAAGAGAATTAGCAGCACAAGTATATGCTAATGTTAAAGAGTACA includes these proteins:
- the uvrB gene encoding excinuclease ABC subunit UvrB; protein product: MQFKIQSEFSPTGDQPSAIKKLVNGLNSNERYQTLLGVTGSGKTFTVANVIEQTQRPTLVLAHNKTLAAQLYSEFKQFFPENAVEYFVSYYDYYQPEAYIPTSGVYIEKDLSINEEIEKMRLSTTSSLLSGRRDVIVIASVSCLYGIGNPVEFQKNVISIERDQQISRTKLLHQLVQSLYSRTEADFRHGNFRIKGDTVDIFPSYADNAFRVHFFGDEIELIEQFDIQTNKVIEEYERLNIYPANMFVTSPDILQGAIKSIQDDLVKQYDYFKEIGKHLESKRLKERTEFDLEMIRELGYCSGIENYSRYLDGRMPGTRPFCLLDYFPDDYLMVVDESHVTISQVHAMYGGDYSRKVNLVDYGFRLPAAMDNRPLKFEEFESLQNQVLYVSATPADYELQKTDGVYVEQVIRPTGLLDPIIEVRPSLNQIDDLIEEIQQRIEKDERTLVTTLTKRMAEELTKYLSRISIRVNYIHSDVDTLERVQIMQDLRKGIYDVLVGVNLLREGLDLPEVSLVAILDADKEGFLRSARSLTQTVGRAARNLNGKAIMYADKITKSMQKTIDETEYRREKQIAYNTENNMVPKALNKSLDSALGKNSVSTYSYELEAARAAEPESEYLTKGELEKKIREKRKVMEQAAKALDFIVAAKLRDEIKSYQGKLETLK
- a CDS encoding peptidylprolyl isomerase, which produces MKYFLKFSLLTLLILSFFKCKQPTDTLKIKEEKRKKIEIITNYGSMVFELYNSTPLHRDNIVNLANNKAYDSLLFHRIINEFMIQTGDPESKNAQPKDTLGNGDAPYLVNAEFRKELFHKKGALAAAREDNPKKSSSAMHFYIVQGKKFNDSLLSLAENRINKKKARAYFKNDIRKKPLIDSIQYASDHYDVLKERYNLLMDSILSIANNDKNFKSYIIPEKQREVYKSIGGTPHLDQDYTVFGQLIKGMNVLDSIASVPTNDLARPLKDVRIQSIKVIN